From the genome of Candidatus Cloacimonadota bacterium, one region includes:
- the mnmE gene encoding tRNA uridine-5-carboxymethylaminomethyl(34) synthesis GTPase MnmE — MSTTDLHNSLFDTIVALSTPMGKGALAVIRVSGEQAIDAVIPLFRSMKDQSSLSREYLKIKKRLFGIITDNEKKIDEVILSFYEAPHSYTGEDVIEISCHCNPFIVREIIQLILKKARIAKPGEFTRRAFFNNRIDLTRAEAVGDLLNARTEFAHHAALSQLEGSLYKKIAKLLDELTSYRIELELEIDFSEQDLPEINTDKLRLNLLLLQKDLEKLLATGKEGMIIREGLKVCLTGAPNVGKSSLFNYLLTTERAIVTSIPGTTRDYLEESLSIDGYLVKLYDTAGLRAATEEVEILGIARTQELIKQAEQVVYIEDGSQSSNEFELQGFNKEDPRVIKVLNKADIIDKEKIDEYKEQGFIICSVKTGQGIDVIKERMIGGMSITDDMIDSGILSNLRQIEAVEKSIRGIEHAIKSLDYNLGHEFTAFDLKEASAALEEIIGKITTDDMLNRIFADFCIGK, encoded by the coding sequence ATGAGCACTACCGATTTACACAACTCTCTCTTTGATACCATTGTCGCCCTGTCAACACCCATGGGAAAGGGAGCATTAGCTGTTATAAGAGTAAGTGGGGAGCAGGCAATTGATGCCGTTATTCCTCTTTTTCGGAGTATGAAAGATCAGAGCAGCTTATCGAGAGAATATCTCAAGATAAAAAAACGTCTCTTTGGCATCATAACCGATAATGAGAAGAAAATAGATGAAGTTATCTTATCTTTCTATGAAGCACCTCACAGTTACACTGGCGAAGATGTTATTGAGATTTCCTGTCATTGTAACCCTTTTATTGTTAGGGAGATCATACAACTCATCCTAAAAAAAGCAAGGATAGCTAAACCGGGGGAATTTACCCGAAGGGCTTTTTTCAATAATAGAATTGATCTTACCAGAGCTGAGGCAGTTGGTGATCTGCTCAATGCCCGGACAGAATTCGCACATCATGCAGCATTGAGTCAACTCGAAGGTAGTCTCTATAAAAAAATTGCCAAGTTGCTCGACGAACTTACCTCTTATCGGATCGAGCTGGAACTGGAGATCGATTTCAGTGAGCAGGATCTGCCTGAGATCAATACCGACAAGCTGAGATTAAATCTTCTTCTTCTGCAAAAGGATCTGGAAAAGCTGTTAGCTACCGGAAAAGAGGGGATGATAATCAGAGAGGGGTTAAAGGTCTGTCTGACAGGAGCCCCTAATGTCGGCAAATCGAGTCTGTTTAACTATTTATTAACAACAGAACGCGCTATAGTTACCTCTATACCAGGTACTACAAGGGATTATTTGGAAGAATCACTCTCTATAGACGGCTATTTGGTCAAATTATACGATACTGCCGGGTTAAGGGCTGCAACAGAAGAGGTTGAAATATTAGGTATAGCAAGAACCCAGGAACTTATCAAACAAGCTGAGCAGGTTGTATATATTGAAGATGGTTCACAATCATCCAATGAATTTGAGCTACAAGGGTTCAACAAAGAAGACCCGAGAGTGATAAAAGTACTAAACAAGGCAGATATTATAGACAAAGAAAAGATTGACGAATATAAGGAACAAGGTTTTATTATTTGCTCGGTAAAAACAGGTCAGGGAATAGATGTAATAAAAGAGAGAATGATCGGTGGTATGAGTATAACCGATGACATGATAGATTCAGGAATTCTCTCAAACCTGAGGCAGATCGAGGCAGTAGAGAAGAGCATTAGAGGCATAGAACATGCCATAAAGTCTCTTGACTATAATCTCGGACACGAATTCACAGCATTTGACCTGAAAGAGGCAAGTGCTGCTTTAGAAGAAATTATAGGTAAGATCACGACCGATGATATGCTGAACAGAATATTTGCAGACTTTTGCATCGGTAAGTAG
- the dxs gene encoding 1-deoxy-D-xylulose-5-phosphate synthase, translating to MILETIKSPDDIRRLNFSQLEQLADEVRQRIIAVTAKTGGHLAPSLGATDIAVSLLKVFDPMKNRVVWDVGHQSYAYKILTGRNEQFDTLRQLGGISGFNNIFESPYDAFSVGHSSTSISAALGISVAEELKNNKQKMIAVIGDGALTGGMSFEALNHAGHLQKELIVILNDNTMSISKNVGALQDYLSNMMVSKSYNLLKKQVWELAQNHLPKKIKNPFLYGAKKLEESLINILVPNIIFEDLGFKYVGPIDGHNIGRMVKILNDVKNNMIGPVLIHVVTQKGKGCCFAEDNSTKFHGVGPYHEKTGESVGKSDISYSEVFGNYLCKLAEKNEDVIAITAAMSEGTGLSGFETKFPDRFFDVGIAEQHSVTFAGGLAVQGFKPFVAVYSTFMQRALDQIIHDTALQKLPVVFCLDRAGIVGEDGATHQGAFDLSYLNFIPNLIVMAPSSAEELEAMLQFAYEYKDGPVAIRYPRGKALYKGELRTEIIPGKFEIMEKGEKIALLGIGTGYLMAEELHKKCKENKLDPWLINARFLKPLDLEVLGKLKKDVDVVVTIEENALIGGFGSSICSYFSSERIPVFSYGLPDMFIPHGKTNELKEMINLTPEKIFSDLQSKLAKLHL from the coding sequence AAGACCGGAGGTCATTTAGCACCGAGTTTAGGAGCAACCGATATTGCTGTTTCTCTGTTAAAGGTCTTTGATCCGATGAAGAATCGTGTTGTCTGGGATGTCGGACATCAGTCTTATGCCTATAAGATCCTGACTGGCAGGAATGAGCAGTTCGACACTTTACGACAATTAGGCGGAATCAGTGGCTTTAATAATATATTCGAAAGTCCTTATGATGCTTTTAGTGTTGGACATAGCAGCACTTCCATATCAGCAGCTTTGGGAATTTCCGTTGCTGAGGAATTGAAGAATAACAAGCAGAAAATGATCGCTGTTATTGGTGATGGTGCTTTAACCGGAGGTATGTCTTTTGAAGCTCTAAATCATGCCGGACATCTACAAAAGGAATTGATAGTGATTCTGAACGATAATACCATGTCCATCTCCAAGAATGTCGGTGCATTACAGGATTATCTCTCCAACATGATGGTCAGCAAATCGTATAATTTACTCAAGAAGCAGGTCTGGGAGCTTGCCCAGAACCATCTCCCTAAAAAGATCAAAAATCCTTTCCTATACGGAGCAAAGAAGTTGGAAGAGAGTTTGATCAACATACTCGTGCCAAATATCATTTTTGAAGACCTCGGTTTTAAGTATGTAGGACCTATTGACGGGCATAATATCGGCAGGATGGTTAAAATTTTAAATGATGTAAAGAACAACATGATCGGTCCTGTCCTGATCCACGTAGTGACTCAGAAGGGGAAAGGTTGCTGTTTCGCTGAAGATAATTCGACTAAATTTCATGGTGTCGGACCATATCATGAAAAAACAGGAGAGTCTGTCGGCAAAAGCGATATAAGTTATTCGGAAGTATTTGGTAATTACTTGTGTAAGTTAGCAGAAAAAAATGAAGATGTGATAGCTATTACAGCAGCGATGAGTGAAGGGACGGGGCTTTCAGGATTCGAGACGAAATTTCCCGATAGGTTCTTTGATGTCGGAATAGCAGAGCAGCATTCGGTAACTTTTGCCGGCGGTCTGGCAGTACAAGGTTTCAAACCCTTTGTTGCCGTATATTCAACCTTTATGCAAAGAGCCCTTGATCAGATCATTCATGATACTGCCTTACAGAAGTTGCCGGTGGTCTTCTGTCTGGACAGGGCAGGAATAGTAGGAGAAGACGGAGCTACTCATCAGGGTGCTTTTGATCTCTCCTATCTTAATTTTATACCCAATTTGATAGTAATGGCTCCCTCTTCTGCCGAAGAGCTGGAAGCGATGTTGCAGTTTGCCTATGAATATAAGGATGGACCGGTAGCGATCCGTTATCCGAGAGGGAAGGCACTCTATAAAGGAGAATTGAGAACGGAGATAATCCCCGGTAAGTTCGAAATAATGGAAAAAGGGGAAAAGATAGCTCTTCTGGGCATCGGTACAGGTTATTTAATGGCTGAGGAGCTTCATAAAAAGTGCAAAGAGAATAAACTCGACCCGTGGTTGATAAATGCCAGATTTCTTAAGCCTCTTGATTTAGAAGTTTTAGGGAAACTGAAAAAGGATGTTGATGTTGTGGTAACTATAGAAGAAAATGCACTTATCGGAGGATTTGGCAGTTCAATCTGCAGCTATTTTTCATCAGAACGGATCCCGGTCTTTTCTTATGGATTGCCCGATATGTTCATCCCCCACGGTAAGACGAACGAATTAAAAGAGATGATAAATCTGACTCCGGAGAAGATATTTAGTGATCTACAGAGCAAGCTTGCTAAATTACATTTATAA
- a CDS encoding trypsin-like peptidase domain-containing protein, producing MKTTNIIMTVLIVIIINLIFYQVFSDRTDKSLNNVPADFYTNNREEMITTYPVQQERLRDSDEYQLTRTNAVTKAVKMTEPTVVSVNVIKTQIVRRYTNPFDNPFFGFFDYRPYRREVQSIGSGIIFNPEGYIVTNSHVVEGATQIKVILQDQRQYEAQIVGMDSVLDIAILKIEAEGLTSARFGSSSDLLLGETAIAIGNPYAFLIKDSKPSVSVGVISATNRNFSQDTGGKIYQGMIQTDAAINPGNSGGPLINILGEIIGINTFIFSESGGNIGLGFAIPIDRVKRITNEIIKYGRRREIWFGFGVQDLNPMIASYLGLSDLNGVIVSILDNNSPAAAAGLQRGDIIRRIDNFNIRNMNDTEIAISEIAVGDKIELEVLRGNRTFMISFDAVELDRSS from the coding sequence GTGAAAACAACAAACATAATCATGACAGTATTAATCGTGATCATAATAAATCTGATTTTTTATCAAGTATTCTCAGATCGTACCGATAAATCCCTTAATAATGTTCCGGCGGACTTTTATACTAATAACCGTGAGGAGATGATCACAACCTATCCGGTGCAACAAGAACGACTGAGGGATAGTGATGAGTATCAACTAACCAGAACCAATGCAGTGACTAAAGCTGTGAAGATGACCGAACCGACAGTTGTCAGTGTTAATGTCATTAAAACTCAGATAGTTCGTCGTTATACTAATCCATTTGATAATCCTTTCTTCGGTTTCTTTGATTACCGACCCTATAGGAGGGAAGTGCAGAGTATCGGCTCCGGTATTATCTTTAACCCTGAGGGATACATTGTGACGAACTCACATGTAGTTGAAGGGGCAACACAGATCAAAGTTATTCTTCAGGATCAAAGACAATATGAAGCCCAAATAGTTGGAATGGACAGTGTTTTAGACATTGCGATCTTGAAAATTGAAGCAGAAGGTTTGACCTCTGCCCGGTTTGGTAGTTCCTCAGATCTATTATTGGGAGAGACAGCAATTGCTATTGGCAATCCTTATGCTTTTCTTATTAAAGATAGCAAACCGAGTGTTTCTGTGGGGGTTATCTCGGCAACTAACCGCAACTTTTCACAAGATACGGGCGGCAAGATCTATCAAGGAATGATCCAAACGGATGCCGCTATTAATCCCGGTAACAGTGGCGGACCGTTAATAAATATTTTGGGTGAGATTATCGGGATCAATACTTTTATCTTTTCGGAATCGGGGGGCAATATCGGGCTTGGGTTTGCAATCCCTATTGATAGGGTCAAGAGAATTACTAATGAGATCATCAAGTATGGAAGAAGAAGGGAGATTTGGTTTGGTTTCGGTGTTCAGGATCTCAATCCAATGATTGCTTCTTATCTGGGTCTTTCAGACTTGAATGGTGTTATTGTCAGTATTCTGGATAACAATAGCCCGGCTGCAGCAGCAGGTTTACAACGGGGTGATATTATCAGGAGGATAGATAATTTCAATATTCGTAATATGAACGATACTGAAATAGCTATCTCTGAAATAGCTGTTGGTGATAAGATAGAGTTGGAAGTACTGCGAGGAAACAGAACTTTTATGATATCATTTGATGCAGTTGAGCTAGATAGAAGCTCTTAA
- the ruvB gene encoding Holliday junction branch migration DNA helicase RuvB yields the protein MERITTPNELMEEIEFDRTLRPKTLKDFVGQEQLKEILSISIEATKRRGEPLDHILFYGPPGLGKTTLAHIIANELDVEIKVSSGPVLEKPSDLTGVLTNLQRNDTFFIDEIHRLNHVVEEYLYPAIEDFRIEIIIDSGPNARSFRIDLEPFTLIGATTRAGLLTSPLRARFGITLRLDYYDQASIEKIINRSAKLLKIPIEEEGTIELARRSRGTPRVANRLLRRVRDYAQIKGDGIITQDIAIKALKMLNVDHAGLDDMDKRILMTIIENYHGGPVGLKTLAVAVGEDPGTIEEIYEPYLVQQGFLERTPQGRKTSFKTYKHFGIKPLNNQQTIMDYIEE from the coding sequence ATGGAAAGAATAACAACACCGAATGAGTTGATGGAAGAGATCGAATTTGACAGGACTCTGCGTCCCAAGACACTAAAAGACTTTGTCGGACAGGAACAGTTGAAAGAAATTTTATCCATTTCGATTGAGGCAACTAAAAGACGGGGAGAGCCCTTAGATCATATTCTCTTTTACGGTCCTCCAGGTTTAGGCAAGACCACACTGGCACATATCATTGCTAATGAACTTGATGTCGAGATCAAAGTATCGTCAGGTCCTGTTTTGGAAAAACCTTCTGACCTGACCGGAGTTTTGACCAACCTACAGAGGAATGATACATTCTTTATCGATGAGATCCACCGTTTGAATCATGTGGTTGAAGAGTATCTCTATCCAGCAATAGAAGATTTTAGAATAGAGATAATTATAGATAGCGGACCTAATGCCCGCTCTTTTCGGATAGATCTGGAACCCTTTACTCTGATCGGAGCTACAACAAGAGCCGGTCTGCTGACCTCACCACTGAGAGCAAGATTCGGCATTACCTTAAGATTAGATTATTATGATCAGGCGAGTATAGAAAAGATCATCAACCGTTCAGCCAAACTACTCAAGATCCCGATCGAAGAAGAAGGGACGATAGAACTGGCTCGCAGAAGCAGAGGTACACCGCGAGTCGCTAATCGTCTTTTACGCCGGGTCAGAGATTATGCCCAGATAAAGGGGGACGGGATTATCACTCAAGATATAGCCATCAAAGCTTTGAAGATGCTTAATGTAGATCATGCCGGTTTAGATGATATGGATAAACGTATCCTGATGACGATTATTGAAAACTATCATGGTGGACCAGTTGGCTTAAAGACTTTGGCTGTAGCTGTTGGAGAAGATCCGGGGACGATTGAGGAGATCTATGAGCCGTATCTTGTACAGCAAGGATTTCTGGAAAGGACCCCCCAGGGAAGAAAGACATCCTTTAAAACATATAAACATTTCGGGATTAAGCCGTTAAATAATCAACAGACAATTATGGATTATATTGAGGAGTAA